The genomic stretch AACTTGTTAGACTCTGCCTTTGACCGAGTAAGGGCGGAGTGGGCATGTTGAAGGGAAAGACAGCGCTGGTTACGGGTTCGACCAGCGGCATTGGTTGGGGAATCGCGCAGGCGCTCGCCGCGCGCGGGTGTAATGTCGTGCTGAATGGTTTTGGACAATCGGCGCAGATTGAATCCATGCGAGCTTCGCTTGAGCGCGGGCACGGAGTGCGCGCGCATTATCACGGTGCCGACATGACTCAGGCGCCCCAAGTTCGAGCCATGGTGGCCGATGCCACCGCCCGCTTCGGCGCGATCGGTGTCTTGGTGAACAACGCAGGTATTCAGCATGTGGCGCCCGTGGACGAGTTTCCCGAAGACAAATGGGATGCCATCCTCGCCATCAATCTAAGCTCCGCCTTTCACGCCATCAAGGCGGCGTTGCCGTCCATGAAAAAAACAGGGTGGGGACGGATCATCAACATCGCCTCGGCCCATGGTCTGGTGGCCTCGCCGAACAAATCGGCGTATATCGCCGCCAAACACGGATTGGTGGGGCTGACCAAGACCGTGGCCCTGGAGACGGCGGGCATGGGCATTACCTGTAACGCCATCTGCCCTGGCTTCGTGTTGACGCCCCTGGTGGAGAAACAAATCGCCGATCAAGCGGCTGCCCATGGTCTGGAGCGAGACGCCGCCGCCAAGATGATGCTCGAACGCCAGCCTAACAAGTCTTTTGTAAAGATCGAAGAGGTCGCCGCCCTTGCGGCATTCTTAGCCTCCGAGGATGCCGCGTCCATCACCGGATCCACGATGTCAGTGGACGGTGGATGGGTAGCTCAATAGCGCCATCCACCCACGAGGAGCACCATGAACAAAGTAACCTTGACCATGAACGGTTCGCTACATTGCACTGGCGCCATCGAGGTGTCCGATGCCCAGGGCAAATTATTGAAGAGCGCGGCGGAGCTGTGGCTGTGCCGCTGCGGGGCTTCCGGCAATAAGCCCTACTGCGATGGCAGCCACAAAGGGACGGGTTTTCTGGATGAAGGTCTGCCAGTCGCGGGGGAGCTTGGGCCCGCGGCCGCCGGCGCAGCCCTCAAAGTGACCCTAAGAGAGGATGGTCCGTTGAAATGTTCGGGCCCCTTCGAGATTGCCGGTGCTGACGGGCGCATCGCATGGCGTGGCACGGACACAGCATTGTGCCGCTGTGGTGCGTCGGAGAAAAAACCGTTCTGCGATGGCACTCACCGGCGCACCGGTTTCAAGTCCTGACCTACTTCATCAGGCTCTGGTACACGAGGCTTCTGAATAAAATCCTGTACTGCACGCGCTGCTCGGGCGATTGCATCATCATCACAGGCACGAGTTGTTCCTTGGGATCGACCCAGAATGCCGTGCCCGCGTAACCGCCCCAATTGAATTCGCCCACGCTGCTCGGCCATTGAGATAGGCCCGTGTCCTTGCGCACGCCAAAGCCCAGGCCAAAGCCGTAGCCCGGACCGGGAATGAAGAAGCTACCTTGGCTGATTTTGTCGCCCACGTGGTCCGAGGCCATGTAGGCCACGGTCTTCGGTCCCAGGATGCGGGCGCCTTCCAATTCACCGCCGTTGGCGAGCATTTGCGCGAAGCGTAGATAGTCTCCCGCGGTGGAGACGAGGCCATGGCCGCCGGCGAACATGGCCGGGGGCTTGGTGACGTCGAGCAACTCGGCGGCTTTTCCGGTGGCGGGATCTATTTGCGGCTGCGCGATACGTGATTGCTTTTCCGGCGGCACGTGAAAGGCCGTATCGGTCATCTTCAGCGGCGCGAAAATTCGCTCCTGCAAGAACACATCCAAGGATTGCCCCGAGGCTACTTCCACGACGCGCCCCAGAATATCGCTGGAATGACCATACTCCCATGACGTTCCCGGCTCGAAGCACAGGGGTAATTGCGCGACGGCTTTGGAAAAGGCGTCGAGCGTGAGCGTGGGGGAGAACAAGTTCGCTTCCTTGTACATATTCTGCACGTGGTAGCGCACGGGCGTGAACACGCCGTAAGGCATGCCCGAAGTGTGGCGCAGCAAATCCTGCACGGTGATGGGCCGCTTGGCCGGCACGGTGCTGAAGGTCATCTTGCCGGTGGCGGGGTCGGTGGTTTCCACGCCCACCTTCATCTCCTTGAACTCAGGCAGGTACTTTGAAATGGGCTCCTGCAAGGTGAGTTTGCCTTCTTCCACGAGGATCATCGCCGCCACGCTGACGACGGGCTTGGTCATGGAATAGGCGCGGAAGATGGAATCGGTGCGCATGGGGACGGCTCTGGCCTTGTCCTGCATACCGAAGCCCTTGCTGTAGACCAGCTTGCCATTTCGCGCCAGCATGACCACGACACCGGGTAAGTCGT from Betaproteobacteria bacterium encodes the following:
- a CDS encoding class A beta-lactamase-related serine hydrolase, which produces MFPNRLLTLILAAWLLYLPAFAAPLPEATPESTGMSSERLQRLTQVMQKAIDKDDLPGVVVMLARNGKLVYSKGFGMQDKARAVPMRTDSIFRAYSMTKPVVSVAAMILVEEGKLTLQEPISKYLPEFKEMKVGVETTDPATGKMTFSTVPAKRPITVQDLLRHTSGMPYGVFTPVRYHVQNMYKEANLFSPTLTLDAFSKAVAQLPLCFEPGTSWEYGHSSDILGRVVEVASGQSLDVFLQERIFAPLKMTDTAFHVPPEKQSRIAQPQIDPATGKAAELLDVTKPPAMFAGGHGLVSTAGDYLRFAQMLANGGELEGARILGPKTVAYMASDHVGDKISQGSFFIPGPGYGFGLGFGVRKDTGLSQWPSSVGEFNWGGYAGTAFWVDPKEQLVPVMMMQSPEQRVQYRILFRSLVYQSLMK
- a CDS encoding CDGSH iron-sulfur domain-containing protein — its product is MNKVTLTMNGSLHCTGAIEVSDAQGKLLKSAAELWLCRCGASGNKPYCDGSHKGTGFLDEGLPVAGELGPAAAGAALKVTLREDGPLKCSGPFEIAGADGRIAWRGTDTALCRCGASEKKPFCDGTHRRTGFKS
- a CDS encoding 3-hydroxybutyrate dehydrogenase; this translates as MLKGKTALVTGSTSGIGWGIAQALAARGCNVVLNGFGQSAQIESMRASLERGHGVRAHYHGADMTQAPQVRAMVADATARFGAIGVLVNNAGIQHVAPVDEFPEDKWDAILAINLSSAFHAIKAALPSMKKTGWGRIINIASAHGLVASPNKSAYIAAKHGLVGLTKTVALETAGMGITCNAICPGFVLTPLVEKQIADQAAAHGLERDAAAKMMLERQPNKSFVKIEEVAALAAFLASEDAASITGSTMSVDGGWVAQ